Proteins found in one Zea mays cultivar B73 chromosome 1, Zm-B73-REFERENCE-NAM-5.0, whole genome shotgun sequence genomic segment:
- the LOC103634574 gene encoding protein ANTAGONIST OF LIKE HETEROCHROMATIN PROTEIN 1 isoform X1: MATSISNQYTNEEEIKRKRKKRKRVVVLAVSIMAIIANRYQRRRPRHIVDANEVQERNVECRKQMLCNMYQGSNVYCYDSLRLTKRSFSDLSAILREKSGLQDTLNVSVEEKLAIFLLIVGHNTKMRLIRSTYGWSLEPISRHFNEVLRGILSLSHEFIKLPNPETTLPEDPKWKWFEDCLGALDGTHIDVNVPLTDQGRYRNRKQRITTNVLGVCDRQMKFLYVLAGWEGSASDSRILRDAMSREDSFVVPSGKYYLVDAGYTNGPGFLAPYRSTRYHLNEWAIQGNNPSTARELFNLRHATARNVIERTFGLLKMRWAILRTSSYFDLENQIRIIHACCILHNFLRDRQRDMDDILIHEVDSLISAAPAENQGEMSMITHVQSTNEWGYFRDTKASEMFVDYQARRGQSS; the protein is encoded by the exons ATGGCTACATCG ATATCAAATCAATATACTAACGAGGAGGaaattaaaaggaagagaaagaagCGAAAGAGAgttgttgtattagctgtgtctatTATGGCTATAATTGCAAATCGATATCAACGGAGGAGACCTAGACACATCGTAGATGCTAACGAAGTTCAAGAGAGAAATGTCGAGTGCAGAAAACAAATGCTATGTAATATGTACCAGGGTTCAAATGTCTATTGCTATGACAGTTTGCGCCTAACTAAGAGATCTTTTAGTGACTTGAGTGCCATCTTACGGGAAAAGAGTGGCCTACAGGATACCCTAAATGTGTCGGTAGAAGAAAAGCTTGCAATTTTTCTGCTTATAGTAGGTCATAACACCAAAATGAGGCTGATCCGTAGCACTTATGGGTGGTCCCTTGAACCAATCAGTCGACACTTCAACGAAGTGCTTAGAgggattctatctttaagtcatgAGTTCATCAAGCTTCCTAATCCAGAAACCACTCTACCTGAGGATCCAAAGTGGAAATGGTTTGAGGACTGCCTAGGTGCACTAGATGGCACACATATCGATGTGAATGTTCCATTGACTGACCAAGGTAGGTACAGAAATAGGAAGCAACGAATCACCACTAATGTATTAGGGGTTTGTGATCGACAAATGAAGTTCTTGTATGTCTTGGCTGGATGGGAAGGGTCGGCTTCGGATTCACGCATACTACGTGATGCCATGTCACGGGAGGACTCATTTGTTGTTCCTAGTGGTAAATACTATCTAGTGGATGCTGGATATACAAATGGTCCGGGATTTCTTGCCCCGTACCGATCTACACGGTACCACTTGAATGAATGGGCTATTCAAGGCAACAATCCATCTACTGCGAGAGAGTTATTCAACCTACGCCATGCAACAGCTAGGAATGTGATAGAGAGAACTTTTGGGCTATTGAAGATGAGATGGGCAATCTTGAGGACCAGCTCATATTTTGATTTAGAAAACCAG ATTAGGATCATCCATGCTTGCTGCATATTGCATAATTTTTTAAGGGATAGACAAAGAGATATGGACGATATTCTAATACATGAAGTTGATAGTCTCATCTCTGCTGCTCCTGCTGAAAATCAAGGAGAAATGAGTATGATTACGCATGTTCAATCAACTAATGAGTGGGGTTATTTTAGAGACACCAAAGCTAGTGAAATGTTTGTTGATTATCAAGCGAGGCGTGGTCAAAGCTCATAG
- the LOC103634574 gene encoding uncharacterized protein isoform X3 codes for MDKVLLDTFVDYYNKGDRCQNGWKSHVYTAAVKNVCEKCNVTITKENISSRSKTFDKHYNIINGLLSTSGFGWDWEKNKLKVDSDTVWDEYVERNKEAKGYRHKVVKFWDLLSLVYNKDQANGEGAKTAAESSKEMAKENDTGGKDAPYSVSSSSSLKRQRSDDSFNSIWCDKFDMLTSALKDDGPKLPSSAEVLAALQEVEGLDEDTELELYDILTSNARKFESMMALPMERRKRWLMMQLRK; via the exons ATGGATAAGGTACTCCTTGATACATTTGTGGACTATTACAATAAAGGTGATAGATGTCAGAATGGGTGGAAGTCTCATGTATACACAGCTGCTGTGAAGAATGTTTGTGAGAAGTGTAATGTCACCATTACAAAGGAAAATATTAGCTCTCGCAGCAAGACCTTTGATAAGCACTACAATATCATTAATGGTTTGTTGTCCACTAGTGGTTTTGGATGGGATTGGGAGAAGAACAAGCTCAAAGTTGATAGTGACACTGTATGGGATGAGTACGTTGAG AGGAATAAGGAAGCAAAAGGATATAGACATAAGGTTGTGAAGTTTTGGGATCTACTCAGCCTAGTGTACAATAAAGACCAAGCAAATGGAGAGGGTGCTAAAACAGCAGCTGAAAGTTCAAAGGAAATGGCAAAAGAGAATGATACCGGAGGCAAGGATGCTCCATATTCTGTATCTTCCTCGAGTAGTTTAAAAAGACAAAGATCAGATGATTCATTTAACTCTATATGGTGTGATAAGTTCGACATGCTTACATCTGCATTGAAAGATGACGGTCCAAAGCTACCCTCTTCCGCCGAAGTTCTCGCCGCATTACAAGAGGTTGAGGGACTTGATGAAGACACAGAACTTGAGCTTTATGACATCCTCACCTCTAATGCACGCAAGTTTGAGTCGATGATGGCACTCCCAATGGAAAGGAGGAAGAGGTGGCTTATGATGCAGCTAAGGAAGTGA
- the LOC100383702 gene encoding Phytochrome B — MASGSRATPTRSPSSARPEAPRHAHHHHHSQSSGGSTSRAGGGAAATESVSKAVAQYTLDARLHAVFEQSGASGRSFDYSQSLRAPPTPSSEQQIAAYLSRIQRGGHIQPFGCTLAVADDSSFRLLAFSENSPDLLDLSPHHSVPSLDSSAPPHVSLGADARLLFSPSSAVLLERAFAAREISLLNPIWIHSRVSSKPFYAILHRIDVGVVIDLEPARTEDPALSIAGAVQSQKLAVRAISRLQALPGGDVKLLCDTVVEHVRELTGYDRVMVYRFHEDEHGEVVAESRRDNLEPYLGLHYPATDIPQASRFLFRQNRVRMIADCHATPVRVIQDPGLSQPLCLVGSTLRAPHGCHAQYMANMGSIASLVMAVIISSGGDDEQTGRGGISSAMKLWGLVVCHHTSPRCIPFPLRYACEFLMQAFGLQLNMELQLAHQLSEKHILRTQTLLCDMLLRDSPTGIVTQSPSIMDLVKCDGAALYYHGKYYPLGVTPTESQIKDIIEWLTVFHGDSTGLSTDSLADAGYLGAAALGEAVCGMAVAYITPSDYLFWFRSHTAKEIKWGGAKHHPEDKDDGQRMHPRSSFKAFLEVVKSRSLPWENAEMDAIHSLQLILRDSFRDAAEGTNNSKAIVNGQVQLRELELRGINELSSVAREMVRLIETATVPIFAVDTDGCINGWNAKIAELTGLSVEEAMGKSLVNDLIFKESEATVEKLLSRALRGEEDKNVEIKLKTFGSEQSKGPIFVVVNACSSRDYTQNIVGVCFVGQDVTGQKVVMDKFVNIQGDYKAIVHNPNPLIPPIFASDENTSCSEWNTAMEKLTGWSRGEVVGKFLIGEVFGNCCRLKGPDALTKFMVIIHNAIGGQDYEKFPFSFFDKNGKYVQALLTANTRSKMDGKSIGAFCFLQIASTEIQQAFEIQRQQEKKCYARMKELAYICQEIKNPLSGIRFTNSLLQMTDLNDDQRQFLETSSACEKQMSKIVKDASLQSIEDGSLVLEQSEFSLGDVMNAVVSQAMLLLRERDLQLIRDIPDEIKDASAYGDQCRIQQVLADFLLSMVRSAPSENGWVEIQVRPNVKQNSDGTNTELFIFRFACPGEGLPADVVQDMFSNSQWSTQEGVGLSTCRKILKLMGGEVQYIRESERSFFLIVLEQPQPRPAAGREIV, encoded by the exons ATGGCGTCGGGCAGCCGCGCCACGCCCACGCGCTCCCCCTCCTCCGCGCGGCCCGAGGCGCCGCGTCacgcgcaccaccaccaccactcccaGTCGTCGGGCGGGAGCACGTCCCGCGCGGGCGGGGGAGCCGCGGCCACGGAGTCGGTCTCCAAGGCCGTCGCCCAGTACACCCTAGACGCGCGCCTACACGCGGTGTTCGAGCAATCGGGCGCGTCGGGCCGCAGCTTCGACTACTCCCAATCGCTGCGCGCGCCGCCCACGCCGTCCTCCGAGCAGCAGATCGCCGCCTACCTCTCCCGCATCCAGCGCGGCGGCCACATCCAGCCCTTCGGCTGCACGCTCGCCGTCGCCGACGACTCCTCCTTCCGCCTCCTCGCCTTCTCCGAGAACTCCCCCGACCTGCTCGACCTGTCGCCTCACCACTCCGTTCCCTCGCTGGACTCCTCTGCGCCGCCCCACGTTTCCCTGGGTGCCGACGCGCGCCTCCTCTTCTCCCCCTCGTCCGCGGTCCTCCTAGAGCGCGCCTTCGCCGCGCGCGAGATCTCGctgctcaacccgatatggatccactccagggtctcctccaagccGTTCTACGCCATCCTCCACCGCATCGACGTCGGCGTCGTCATCGACCTCGAGCCCGCCCGCACCGAGGACCCCGCTCTCTCCATCGCCGGTGCAGTCCAGTCCCAGAAACTGGCGGTCCGCGCCATCTCCCGCCTCCAGGCGCTACCCGGCGGGGACGTCAAGCTTCTCTGCGACACAGTCGTGGAGCATGTTCGCGAGCTCACGGGTTATGACCGTGTCATGGTGTACAGGTTCCATGAAGACGAGCACGGGGAAGTTGTCGCCGAGAGCCGGCGCGACAACCTTGAGCCTTACCTCGGATTGCATTATCCCGCCACAGATATCCCCCAGGCGTCGCGCTTCCTGTTCCGGCAGAACCGCGTGCGAATGATTGCCGATTGCCATGCCACCCCGGTGAGAGTTATTCAAGATCCTGGGCTGTCGCAGCCTCTGTGTTTGGTAGGCTCCACGCTACGCGCTCCACACGGGTGTCATGCACAGTACATGGCGAACATGGGGTCAATTGCGTCGCTTGTTATGGCAGTCATCATTAGCAGTGGCGGTGACGATGAGCAAACAGGTCGGGGTGGCATCTCGTCGGCAATGAAGTTGTGGGGGTTAGTGGTGTGCCACCATACATCACCACGGTGTATCCCTTTTCCATTGAGGTATGCTTGCGAGTTTCTCATGCAGGCATTTGGGTTGCAGCTCAACATGGAGTTGCAGCTTGCGCACCAGCTGTCAGAGAAGCACATTCTGCGAACTCAGACGCTATTGTGTGACATGCTACTACGAGATTCACCAACTGGCATCGTCACGCAGAGCCCCAGCATCATGGACCTTGTGAAGTGCGACGGGGCTGCACTGTATTATCATGGGAAATACTATCCATTGGGTGTCACTCCCACTGAGTCTCAGATTAAGGATATCATCGAGTGGTTGACGGTGTTTCATGGGGACTCAACAGGGCTCAGCACAGATAGCCTGGCTGATGCAGGCTACCTTGGTGCTGCTGCACTAGGGGAGGCTGTGTGTGGAATGGCGGTGGCTTATATTACACCGAGTGATTACTTGTTTTGGTTTCGGTCACACACAGCTAAAGAGATCAAATGGGGTGGCGCAAAGCATCACCCTGAGGATAAGGATGATGGTCAGAGGATGCACCCACGGTCGTCATTCAAGGCATTTCTTGAAGTGGTTAAAAGCAGAAGCCTGCCATGGGAGAATGCAGAAATGGACGCAATACATTCCTTGCAGCTCATATTGCGTGACTCCTTCAGGGATGCTGCAGAGGGCACCAACAACTCAAAAGCCATTGTCAATGGACAAGTTCAGCTTCGGGAGCTAGAATTGCGGGGGATAAATGAGCTTAGTTCCGTAGCAAGAGAGATGGTTCGGTTGATAGAGACAGCAACAGTACCCATATTTGCAGTAGATACTGATGGGTGTATAAATGGTTGGAATGCAAAGATTGCTGAGTTGACAGGGCTTTCAGTTGAGGAGGCAATGGGCAAATCTCTGGTAAATGATCTTATCTTCAAGGAATCTGAGGCGACAGTTGAAAAACTACTCTCACGAGCTTTAAGAG GTGAGGAAGACAAAAATGTGGAGATAAAGTTGAAGACATTTGGGTCAGAGCAATCTAAGGGACCAATATTTGTTGTTGTCAATGCTTGTTCTAGTAGAGATTACACACAAAATATTGTTGGTGTCTGTTTTGTTGGACAAGATGTCACAGGACAAAAGGTGGTCATGGATAAATTTGTTAACATACAAGGGGACTACAAAGCTATTGTACACAATCCTAATCCTCTGATACCACCAATTTTTGCATCAGATGAGAACACTTCTTGTTCAGAATGGAATACAGCCATGGAAAAACTTACAGGATGGTCGAGAGGTGAAGTTGTTGGTAAGTTTCTTATTGGAGAGGTGTTTGGAAATTGTTGTCGACTCAAGGGCCCAGATGCATTGACAAAATTCATGGTTATTATTCACAACGCTATAGGAGGACAGGATTATGAGAAgttccctttttcattttttgaCAAGAATGGAAAGTATGTGCAGGCCTTATTGACCGCCAATACAAGGAGCAAAATGGATGGTAAATCCATTGGAGCCTTTTGTTTCCTGCAGATTGCAAGCACTGAAATACAGCAAGCCTTTGAGATTCAGAGACAACAAGAAAAGAAGTGTTACGCAAGGATGAAAGAATTGGCCTATATTTGCCAGGAGATAAAGAATCCTCTTAGTGGCATCCGATTTACCAACTCTCTGTTGCAGATGACTGATTTAAATGATGACCAGAGGCAGTTCCTTGAAACTAGCTCTGCTTGTGAGAAACAGATGTCCAAGATTGTTAAGGACGCCAGTCTCCAAAGTATCGAGGACGG CTCTTTGGTGCTTGAGCAAAGTGAGTTTTCTCTTGGAGACGTTATGAATGCTGTTGTCAGCCAAGCAATGTTATTGTTGAGAGAGAGGGATTTACAACTTATTCGGGACATCCCTGATGAAATCAAGGATGCGTCAGCGTATGGTGATCAATGTAGAATTCAACAAGTTTTGGCTGACTTCTTGCTAAGCATGGTGCGGTCTGCTCCATCCGAGAATGGTTGGGTAGAAATACAAGTCAGACCAAATGTAAAACAGAATTCTGATGGAACAAATACAGAACTTTTCATATTCAG GTTTGCCTGCCCTGGTGAGGgcctccctgctgacgtcgtccaggATATGTTCAGCAATTCCCAATGGTCAACACAAGAAGGCGTAGGACTAAGCACATGCAGGAAGATCCTCAAATTGATGGGTGGCGAGGTCCAATACATCAGAGAGTCAGAGCGGAGTTTCTTCCTCATCGTCCTCGAGCAGCCCCAACCTCGTCCAGCAGCTGGTAGAGAAATCGTCTGA
- the LOC103634574 gene encoding uncharacterized protein isoform X4 yields MAATCFLTFSSQVCFGIFRLKFHLATFNKSFNLHGYIGSASDSRILRDAMSREDSFVVPSGKYYLVDAGYTNGPGFLAPYRSTRYHLNEWAIQGNNPSTARELFNLRHATARNVIERTFGLLKMRWAILRTSSYFDLENQIRIIHACCILHNFLRDRQRDMDDILIHEVDSLISAAPAENQGEMSMITHVQSTNEWGYFRDTKASEMFVDYQARRGQSS; encoded by the exons ATGGCAGCTACCTGCTTCCTCACTT TTTCATCACAAGTTTGTTTTGGGATCTTTCGCCTCAAGTTTCATCTAGCTACCTTCAACAAATCCTTCAATCTCCATGGCTACATCG GGTCGGCTTCGGATTCACGCATACTACGTGATGCCATGTCACGGGAGGACTCATTTGTTGTTCCTAGTGGTAAATACTATCTAGTGGATGCTGGATATACAAATGGTCCGGGATTTCTTGCCCCGTACCGATCTACACGGTACCACTTGAATGAATGGGCTATTCAAGGCAACAATCCATCTACTGCGAGAGAGTTATTCAACCTACGCCATGCAACAGCTAGGAATGTGATAGAGAGAACTTTTGGGCTATTGAAGATGAGATGGGCAATCTTGAGGACCAGCTCATATTTTGATTTAGAAAACCAG ATTAGGATCATCCATGCTTGCTGCATATTGCATAATTTTTTAAGGGATAGACAAAGAGATATGGACGATATTCTAATACATGAAGTTGATAGTCTCATCTCTGCTGCTCCTGCTGAAAATCAAGGAGAAATGAGTATGATTACGCATGTTCAATCAACTAATGAGTGGGGTTATTTTAGAGACACCAAAGCTAGTGAAATGTTTGTTGATTATCAAGCGAGGCGTGGTCAAAGCTCATAG
- the LOC103634574 gene encoding uncharacterized protein isoform X2 — protein sequence MATSDKKTRGYVPWNDEMDKVLLDTFVDYYNKGDRCQNGWKSHVYTAAVKNVCEKCNVTITKENISSRSKTFDKHYNIINGLLSTSGFGWDWEKNKLKVDSDTVWDEYVERNKEAKGYRHKVVKFWDLLSLVYNKDQANGEGAKTAAESSKEMAKENDTGGKDAPYSVSSSSSLKRQRSDDSFNSIWCDKFDMLTSALKDDGPKLPSSAEVLAALQEVEGLDEDTELELYDILTSNARKFESMMALPMERRKRWLMMQLRK from the exons ATGGCTACATCG GACAAGAAAACAAGGGGCTATGTTCCTTGGAATGATGAGATGGATAAGGTACTCCTTGATACATTTGTGGACTATTACAATAAAGGTGATAGATGTCAGAATGGGTGGAAGTCTCATGTATACACAGCTGCTGTGAAGAATGTTTGTGAGAAGTGTAATGTCACCATTACAAAGGAAAATATTAGCTCTCGCAGCAAGACCTTTGATAAGCACTACAATATCATTAATGGTTTGTTGTCCACTAGTGGTTTTGGATGGGATTGGGAGAAGAACAAGCTCAAAGTTGATAGTGACACTGTATGGGATGAGTACGTTGAG AGGAATAAGGAAGCAAAAGGATATAGACATAAGGTTGTGAAGTTTTGGGATCTACTCAGCCTAGTGTACAATAAAGACCAAGCAAATGGAGAGGGTGCTAAAACAGCAGCTGAAAGTTCAAAGGAAATGGCAAAAGAGAATGATACCGGAGGCAAGGATGCTCCATATTCTGTATCTTCCTCGAGTAGTTTAAAAAGACAAAGATCAGATGATTCATTTAACTCTATATGGTGTGATAAGTTCGACATGCTTACATCTGCATTGAAAGATGACGGTCCAAAGCTACCCTCTTCCGCCGAAGTTCTCGCCGCATTACAAGAGGTTGAGGGACTTGATGAAGACACAGAACTTGAGCTTTATGACATCCTCACCTCTAATGCACGCAAGTTTGAGTCGATGATGGCACTCCCAATGGAAAGGAGGAAGAGGTGGCTTATGATGCAGCTAAGGAAGTGA